A single window of Granulicella sibirica DNA harbors:
- a CDS encoding DUF507 family protein — MRISRDKLNKLAHTVADSLAEIPECDFLEDRNTIRQEARKALEKLLLEETKLDAAARQKIASQRKIIVEGSQEWDILYRKYYNDEVKKLGL; from the coding sequence GTGAGGATTTCGCGCGACAAGCTGAATAAACTGGCCCATACGGTCGCGGATAGTCTGGCCGAGATTCCCGAGTGCGACTTCCTCGAGGACCGCAACACGATCCGGCAGGAGGCCCGCAAGGCGCTCGAGAAACTCCTCCTGGAAGAGACAAAGCTCGACGCGGCGGCGCGTCAGAAGATCGCTTCGCAGCGGAAGATCATCGTCGAAGGCAGCCAGGAGTGGGACATCCTCTACCGGAAGTACTACAACGACGAGGTAAAGAAGCTCGGGCTGTAG
- a CDS encoding DUF507 family protein — MIFSKEYVGYLARQTVKHLVAEKMIETGKPAILNERVAAAMIDELSLEDRINDEVRVILEAFQDDMRKTGASYPEMFKKVKTELARKYKAVL; from the coding sequence ATGATCTTTTCTAAAGAATATGTAGGGTATTTGGCGCGGCAGACGGTGAAGCATCTTGTAGCGGAGAAGATGATCGAGACCGGCAAGCCGGCCATTCTGAACGAGCGGGTTGCAGCGGCGATGATCGACGAGTTGTCCCTGGAAGACCGCATCAACGACGAGGTGAGGGTGATCCTCGAAGCGTTCCAGGATGACATGCGCAAGACGGGTGCGAGCTACCCCGAGATGTTCAAAAAGGTGAAAACCGAGCTGGCGCGGAAGTACAAGGCGGTGCTGTGA
- the recJ gene encoding single-stranded-DNA-specific exonuclease RecJ, protein MARELGCPTPAATLLLARGIADSAAAAAFFSPSLDALYDPLLLLGMREAVARIEQAVRGGEPILIYGDYDVDGTTATVLLKTAIERIAPPDRPAQVTYHVPHRIREGYGMQTNVLGLAATSGIRLVISVDTGIRAFAAAEEAKALGLDLIVTDHHLPDDVAGIPEALAVINPSQPGCPYPNKSLCGAAVAFKLSHALLSAHASTQPDPAAAHTRLRTVLLPSFLKLVAIATIADSVPLEGENRAIAWLGLRELRNPVQPGLRALMHVAKLPLDRAPTATEVGFRLAPRINAAGRMDIAGDVVELFLTRDPIRAQTLAEKLDQLNQDRRATEAEALAAIEQELAALRDAFGQFAAECIILDHPDWHRGVLGILASRVVERTNRPALILTHQDGSAHGSGRSIAGFHLLDALTAVHEPAGAPTLFTKFGGHAHAVGLTLASDRLDLFRRRMRGHAALHLTPTVLTPTISCDAEIPFAAITLDLHAWMERLEPFGNSAPEPVFLTRDLTLASPIRFIKERHVCLCLTDGSSASLEALGWSRTTDWPERCSSLSLTQGSRIDVLYRLRVNVYLQRRQLQLELVDLRLAKSDL, encoded by the coding sequence CTGGCCCGTGAGCTCGGATGCCCGACTCCGGCCGCGACCCTCCTGCTCGCACGAGGGATCGCGGACTCCGCCGCAGCAGCCGCCTTCTTTTCCCCTAGCCTCGATGCTCTGTATGACCCCCTGCTGCTGCTGGGGATGCGCGAGGCTGTCGCCCGGATTGAGCAGGCCGTCCGCGGAGGCGAGCCCATTCTCATCTATGGCGACTATGACGTCGACGGCACCACTGCCACCGTCCTTCTTAAGACCGCGATCGAGCGCATCGCGCCGCCCGACCGGCCCGCCCAGGTCACCTACCACGTCCCGCATCGCATCCGCGAAGGATACGGCATGCAGACGAATGTGCTTGGCCTTGCCGCGACCTCCGGCATCCGCCTGGTCATCAGCGTCGACACGGGCATCCGCGCCTTCGCCGCGGCGGAAGAAGCCAAAGCACTTGGCCTCGACCTCATTGTGACGGACCACCACCTCCCCGACGACGTCGCTGGGATTCCCGAAGCACTCGCCGTCATTAATCCGTCACAACCTGGCTGCCCTTACCCGAACAAGAGCCTATGCGGTGCCGCCGTCGCCTTCAAGCTCTCGCATGCCCTCCTCTCAGCGCACGCCAGCACCCAGCCTGATCCGGCAGCCGCTCACACGCGCCTTCGGACCGTTCTTCTCCCGTCGTTCCTCAAGCTGGTCGCCATCGCTACGATCGCTGACTCCGTCCCGCTCGAAGGCGAGAACCGCGCGATCGCCTGGCTTGGGCTGCGCGAGCTCCGCAACCCGGTCCAACCCGGTCTCCGTGCCCTGATGCACGTTGCCAAGCTCCCGCTCGACCGTGCTCCGACGGCAACCGAGGTCGGCTTCCGGCTTGCTCCGCGCATCAACGCCGCCGGCCGCATGGATATCGCTGGAGATGTAGTCGAGCTCTTCCTCACCCGTGACCCTATCCGCGCCCAGACTCTCGCCGAGAAGCTCGATCAACTCAACCAGGACCGCCGAGCCACGGAAGCCGAGGCACTCGCTGCCATCGAACAAGAGCTTGCCGCGCTGCGCGACGCCTTCGGCCAGTTCGCCGCCGAGTGCATCATCCTCGATCATCCAGACTGGCATCGCGGCGTCCTGGGTATTCTCGCCTCGCGCGTCGTCGAACGCACAAACCGCCCCGCGCTCATCCTCACCCATCAGGACGGCTCCGCCCATGGCTCCGGACGCTCCATCGCCGGCTTCCATCTGCTGGACGCTCTCACCGCCGTCCACGAACCGGCGGGCGCCCCCACACTCTTCACGAAGTTCGGCGGCCACGCCCATGCCGTCGGCCTTACCCTTGCGTCCGACCGGCTTGACCTCTTCCGCCGTCGCATGCGCGGCCACGCCGCGCTTCACCTGACCCCTACCGTCCTCACTCCCACAATTTCCTGCGACGCCGAGATCCCGTTCGCCGCCATCACGCTCGATCTTCACGCGTGGATGGAGCGGCTCGAGCCCTTCGGCAACTCCGCTCCCGAGCCCGTCTTCCTCACTCGCGACCTCACGCTGGCCTCCCCGATTCGCTTCATCAAAGAGCGCCACGTCTGCCTTTGCCTCACCGACGGCTCGTCTGCCAGCCTGGAAGCGCTTGGCTGGAGCCGAACCACCGATTGGCCCGAACGCTGCTCTTCCCTCAGCCTCACGCAAGGCTCACGCATCGACGTACTCTACCGTCTCCGCGTCAACGTCTACCTGCAGAGAAGACAACTTCAACTTGAGCTTGTCGATCTTCGACTCGCTAAGTCCGATCTCTAA